The Leptospira wolbachii serovar Codice str. CDC genome segment ACATCCTCCAGATCTTGGATATGGTTGTAAAGAGAAGGGGTGCGAATTCCCAAGTTTTCGGCTAGTTGCGACAACCGAAATTCATTCCAACCCACTTCCCCAATCAATTCCCAGGCGGAATCAAAAATCTGGCTTCGAGTGGTGAGAGTTTGGCCTTTTTTCGGTCGGCCTGGTTTGTGTTTTAGTTTTTTTGCCATAACTTCTGTACGTCGGAAGAAAACCGAGAAGGATCTTCCACGAAAGGATAGTGGCCTGCACCTTCATACATTTCCACCTCACCACCTAAAGTTTTACCGATCCAATTTGCTTCTTCCTCAGGAGAATCAAAATCTGGATCTTTTGTTCCCATCACTACAATGACGTTTCCCCTAACTATATTTAAAGCGGCCTCACATTCTTTTTTTGGGGCAAACAACATTGCCCTAACAGCAGCCATACGACCATCTGCCGATAGATTTTGTTTCAATTTTTCAGAACGCTCTTTTAGATCTTTAGGCGGATGTACGGGAAAAAGAGATTCATAAAACGAAACCCAAGCACTTGGTCCCCAGGGACCACGAAAAGCTAAATGGATTAATGTTTTCATTCCAAATGAGAGGTCCGCTTTATCTCGGACAAAGGGACCAGACAAAACAAGGCCTAGGACTCTTTTTTTTTCCATAGAACGAATGTATACTGCCGAAGCAGCTGTCATCGAATTGGCAACAATATATACATTTTGTAGATCTTTCTCTCGGATAAAATGCAAAATGTCTTCTGCTGTTTCTTTGGGACCATAAGAGGAAAAACTAATATCAGATTCACCAAGCCCGCGTAAGTCGAAACTATAAACAGAATTCTCTTTTGCTAAAAGTTGACTTAGTTCCAAGTAACTTTCTTTTCTATCTCCAATTCCCGGTAATAGGATCAAGTTTCGTTTTCCATCACCAGTTTTCGAATAAGCGATTTTACCTTCCTCTACCTGAAAGTAAGAAGTTGTGATCGGCGATCCGAGTAGAGAACCGTTCATCCAAAAAAGGTAAGGAAATAATATGGGGAAAAAAAGAGAGAGTTTGTGGTAGTTTTCTTTCATAAAACTAATGATATTAGTTTATTTAACTAATGCAATTAGTTTTATGCGGGTTTTGACAAAAATCAGGTCAAATTTCCCAAATCCATAACTTTTCTGACTTGCCCTGGCCTAAGAGAGAATGGATTCTTAAATTACCTGAAAAGAGTGGTGATTCATGTCCATTGTTACCTTCGAAGACAAAGAAAATTTTCCTTTAGAAACAAACAAACCTGGAGCCACCATCCTTGAGACTGCTCTAAAATACGAGTATCCACTCTACCACCTCTGCGGAGGAAATGCCAAATGTACAACCTGTCGGGTGTTTATCACAGAAGGTCTAGACCATCTGAGCCATCGCAATGAAAGGGAACAAACGCTAGCAGATAGGAAAGGTTGGCCTTCGGAAATTCGGCTCGCTTGCCAAACGGAAGTTTTTGGCGATGTATCTTTACGAAGGATCATTAAAGACAATAAAGATTTAAAAAATGTAACGAGTGAATCCAAATCTTCAAAAACAGGTGAGGAGTGTTATGCGGTAATCCTTTTTCTAGATATCAAAGGGTTCACTGCCTTTACAGAAGCAAGTCTTCCTTATGATGTTGTTTTTGTTCTTAACAGGTTCTTTCAAGAAATGAGTGAACCTATCCTAAACAACGGCGGGGGAATCGATAAATTTATCGGAGATGGGATCTTGGCTTTTTTCCAAATCCAAAACAAAGACCCACTAAAAACGGCAAACGAAGAAAGTCTGAAGGAAGCAAAACGGGAAACCATTCATTCTGCAATCCGAGCTTGCCTTCGTATGTTTGATCAATTAAAAAAATTCAATTTCGAAATGAAGGATAGGTTTAATTTTACTTTTGACATCCGGATTGGTCTTCATGCGGGGAATGTAATTTACGGAGACATTGGACATTCGGAATACAAAAGTCAAACCGTACTCGGAGACACAGTCAATGTAGCAAGTCGGCTAGAGGCATTGAATAAAAAAACAAACACTCAGTTTTTAGTCTCAGATGAAATTTATAATCTTATTGGTTCCTCGCTTGCTGTGAACAAAAAAGTAATCACAAGATTAAGAGGTAAGTCAGAAAAAATGACTGCCTACTCTGTTCTCGGATTCAAAAAACCTGATCCCATCTTACAAATTCAAAAATCTTTTGATCATGTCTTAGAATACAATCCGCATTGGATAGAAAGTTATATCGACAAATTAAAAACCTTTACTTTGGAAAACCAGACACCGAACCAAATGCCCAAAGAAGGGGAATCTTCCATTTCACAAGAAGAGTTTTTAAACTCCATTGAATCCATTATTGAAAAGTTAGGAAATCCCATCTCTGTAAAAAAAGAAGTTTCAAAATTAGCTGCCATTTACGAATCCCTTGGAATAACAAAGAAAGAATTTCCGAAACTGGTTCCTATCCTTCTATCAACGCTCCGAGAAAATCTTCCTTCGGAGTGGAACCCAAATTTAGAATCCATCTGGACCCAGGTAATCATGGATCTAACCATAGAAACCATTGAATCGTAAAATGACCTTGCCTTGGGGAAGGGACGATATTTTTAATTAGATAAGCATCAATGCCTTCCAAATCAAAACTAAATCAATCACAAAGCTGGTTACGTCTATCCAGTATCATTCGACAACTCATTCTGTCAAAACAAGGTCCAACTGCCATTCGTTACGGGATCACACTGGTAATACTTGTTATTTTGTTTAATGTATTTAACGTGATCAATAGTTATGTTGGTAG includes the following:
- a CDS encoding adenylate/guanylate cyclase domain-containing protein yields the protein MSIVTFEDKENFPLETNKPGATILETALKYEYPLYHLCGGNAKCTTCRVFITEGLDHLSHRNEREQTLADRKGWPSEIRLACQTEVFGDVSLRRIIKDNKDLKNVTSESKSSKTGEECYAVILFLDIKGFTAFTEASLPYDVVFVLNRFFQEMSEPILNNGGGIDKFIGDGILAFFQIQNKDPLKTANEESLKEAKRETIHSAIRACLRMFDQLKKFNFEMKDRFNFTFDIRIGLHAGNVIYGDIGHSEYKSQTVLGDTVNVASRLEALNKKTNTQFLVSDEIYNLIGSSLAVNKKVITRLRGKSEKMTAYSVLGFKKPDPILQIQKSFDHVLEYNPHWIESYIDKLKTFTLENQTPNQMPKEGESSISQEEFLNSIESIIEKLGNPISVKKEVSKLAAIYESLGITKKEFPKLVPILLSTLRENLPSEWNPNLESIWTQVIMDLTIETIES
- a CDS encoding alpha/beta fold hydrolase; amino-acid sequence: MKENYHKLSLFFPILFPYLFWMNGSLLGSPITTSYFQVEEGKIAYSKTGDGKRNLILLPGIGDRKESYLELSQLLAKENSVYSFDLRGLGESDISFSSYGPKETAEDILHFIREKDLQNVYIVANSMTAASAVYIRSMEKKRVLGLVLSGPFVRDKADLSFGMKTLIHLAFRGPWGPSAWVSFYESLFPVHPPKDLKERSEKLKQNLSADGRMAAVRAMLFAPKKECEAALNIVRGNVIVVMGTKDPDFDSPEEEANWIGKTLGGEVEMYEGAGHYPFVEDPSRFSSDVQKLWQKN